The nucleotide window GGCTCTAAATTTCGAGACCGTTTTTTATGACTCCCTCTGGGAGTACCTGAGTGGGAAGGAGAAAAAGCCCCTCTGGCAGGCCTACAACGAGGCCGCAATTTCATTAGGCGACATGTTCACCAAGCTCTACGGTTACCTCGCAGGCAACATGCTCGTGAACGTGGACTACGCCGACTTCTTGGAGATGGTTAGGGGGGGCAACGTAGGAATACTCCGGCTCCTCCAGAGGGTTGACTTCGAGTGGCACTGGGGAGTCTGGGAGAGAGGCCTCATAAACATCATGGCCGGGAGGGGGGTTCCTCTCAGGGACGTTCACGAAATCCTCAGGAGGTTCCAGGAGATTCTCAAGGAGAAGGACATAATCTGGGGAGTCAGAACGGACGATGGCTTCAAAGGACTCGAGATCCTCGCCCTCCTGGTGAGGAAATGGTGAGGGTTATACTCTTCGACATAGACGGAACGCTCCTCTCCGAGCGACCGCTCGTAATGCTGTTCCTCCCCCAGGTTTACGCCGAAATAGCCAGGCGTATGGGCGTGAGCAGAGGAGAGGCTAGGAGGATTTTTCTCCGCGAGGTGGAGAGGAGGCATGGAACCTACGAGTGGCACGACTGGAACTTCTTCTTCAAGCTCTTCGGACTTTCCCTCCGCTTCGAGGAGCTCCTGAAAAAGTATCCCCACAAAATTGAGGTCTTTCCCGGCGTGCAGGAGACTCTCAAGCAGCTCTCCAAAGAGTACAAGCTCGGCATCGTGACGAGCGGTCCGGAATATCAGAGGCTAAAGTTGAGGCTGGCTGGCCTCTTAGAATTCTTCGACGCTGTGGTAACCCGGGACGATGCTCATGCCATCAAGCCTGAGCCAAGGATATTTCTGACGGCGCTTAAGGCCCTTAATGCAAAGCCGGAGGAAACAGTAATGGTTGGTGATAGCCTCGAGCAGGACATATTGGGGGCAAAGGCTCTTGGAATGAGGGCCGTTTGGGTTAACAGAGAGGGGGAAAAAGGTTATAACCTGCCCGATGCAGAGATAAAAACGTTCTCGGAGCTCCCGAAAGTGTTGGGGTGGTTGCAATGAGGAAAGTGTTCGAGAAGGAGGGGATTTTTATCGAGTACACCGAGAATGTTGTGAAGACCGCCAGGAATGACGAGATAATCCACCGGTCGGAGAGCCCCACGAGACTCTGGTGGGAGTTGAAGGAGGCGATAAAGGGTAAGAGGGTGAAGATAATAGTTTACGAGGTTGATGAGGAGTGATTGCCCACCTGATAGCGACGGACGTTGGCGGCAGAGGTATCGGAAGGATATATCCCGAATACAGGGTTAGGGAAGGGGACTATCTAGAAAGGGCTGCTCAGCTCGTGCTCAAAAACCTAAAACGGATTCTCATAGTGGCAGACTTCCCAATACCTCCCACCATGCTCCCTGAGACGGATGGACCACCGGGGGCTCTCGCTCTTGCCTTCGCCATCGAGGAGCTGGGTGGCAGGGCAGACATCCTGACGGGTGAGAGAACGGCAAAGGCTATTTCCCGCTTCTACGAGCACGTCAAGACTGAGCTCCCAAATCCCTCCCGCTACTCCCTCCTTATAAGCGTCGAAACTCCCGGGAGGGCTAGGGATGGAAGGTACTATTCAATGTCGGGCCTTGAGATAAAAGTTCGGCCCTACGATGGCCTATTCATCGAGGCCCGCAGGCTGGGAATACCTACAATTGGGGTTGGAGACGGTGGGAACGAGATAGGGATGGGTAAGATAAGGGGCCTCATAGACGACCGCTTCGCTTCCGTCGTAGAGACGAAAGAGCTCATAATAGCGGGCGTTTCCAACTGGGGAGCCTACGGACTTGTGGGCCAGCTCTCCCTCATGGAAGGCAGGGGCCTTCTCGGGGACTTCAACGAGGAGATAATTCTTAAGGCCCTTGTGGAGGAGGGACTTATAGACGGCATCCTGAAGAGGCCCGCCCTCAGCGTGGACGGCCTTTCCCTTGAGCTCCATACTCGGTTTCTTGGCCTACTCCAGGCTATCGTGAAGGCTAAGCTTTCCCTCTGAGCTCCATCTTAAGCCTCTTGAGGAATTCTTCCGTGAACCTATGTCTCTCTTCCGCGATCCTCCTAGCGGTCTCCGTATACATGAGATTCCTGAGCTTTAGAATCTTCTCCTCAAAGTGCCTTATAGAGTCCCACATGCCCCTCCTATGCTCTCCCGAATACATAAAGACCCTCGCAATGCCGATAGCGCCAATGGCATCCAGCTTGTCGGCATCGCTGAGGATTTTTGCTTCAAGGGTTCTCGGTTTTAGGCTACCAGAGAAGCGGTGAGCCTCTATCGCGTGGGCCACTTTCTCGGCCTTCGAATATCCGAGGCTCCCGAGGAACTGTCTCGCTATCCTAGCCCCCTCGGCCGCATGATCTTCGATTTTCCCGGCATCCTCGAGAGGCCTTGCTATGTCGTGGAGTATGGCCGCAAGGGCTACTACCTCCAACTCCGCTCCCTCTTCCCTTCCAATCCTCAGGGCAAGCCTCAGGACCCTCTCCGTGTGCTCAAGTCCATGGCTTCCCTCTCCGAGGCTCTGCCTCGCCATCTCACATGCCCTACTCACGATCTCGTTCACTTCCCCCAGGAACTCCTTAACGACCCCCTCCAGCATGGCCCGCCCCGAAGAAAATCTGCCAAACCGTTAAAAACCTTCCCGAGAAGCTTAAGACGATGGAGAAGATTAAAATAGAGAGGCTCAGGGAGCTCGATGAGAAAACGTTGAGAAGGCTCGTGGAGGTCTATATGAGGGGTTACGAGGGCCTGGAAGAGTATGGAGGTGAGGGGGAGGATTACGCCCGCAAGTACATCCTCTGGTGCTGGAAGAGGGCTCCAGACGGCTTCTTTGTGGCCAAGGCGGGGAACGAGATAGTCGGATTCATAGTCTGCGATAGGGATTGGTTTAGCAAGTACGAAGGGAGGGTAGTTGGAGCCATCCACGAATTCGTAGTTGACAAGAGCTGGCAGGGTAAGGGGATAGGAAAGAAGCTACTGAAGACGTGCATCGATTTCCTTTCCAAACACAACGATAGGATAGAGCTCTGGGTAGGGGAGAAGAACGAGAGTGCTATGAAGCTCTACGAGCGCCATGGATTCCGAAAGATTGGAAAGAGCGGCATATGGGTTAGGATGATTAGGGATGGGCAAAATTTATAAGCGGGCTTCCTCACCATCTTCCGGAGGGCCCGTAGCCTAGCAGGATAGGGCGCCGGCCTTCTAAGCCGGAGGTCGCGGGTTCGAATCCCGCCGGGCCCGCCAGAAACGCGTTTTTAAAATTTCGTGTACCCTGTTTCCTTTGATTTGTCCTCTCTAAGCGTTTGAGACGAAAGGGTAGTCGAGAAAGCTTCAATCTAGGTGTGTTGCTCTGACAGTATTGTTTAAATAAATTATTGAGCTTTGTTAACTTCCTGTTCAAAACAATCACCTAAATGCCCCTGGGAAAAAAGTTATATTGCCACGCCGTTTAAATATGTATCAGAGCGTTTAAACTGGAGGGCTGGCAGATGGCAAAGAAAGTGAAAGTAATCACAGACCCCGAAGTCATCAAGATAATGCTCGAGGACACGAGGAGGAAGATACTCCAACTCCTCAGAAGCAGGGAGATGACGATTTCCCAGCTCAGCGAAATACTCGGAAAGACTCCCCAGACGATCTATCACCACATCGAGAAGCTCAAAGAAGCTGGTCTAGTTGAGGTGAAGAGGACCGAAATGAAGGGCAACCTCGTCGAGAAGTACTACGGGAGAACGGCTGACGTGTTCTACATAAACCTTTACCTCGGAGATGAGGAGCTTCGATACCTTGCCCGTTCGAGGTTGAAGACTAAGCTTGAGATATTCAGAGCCCTCGGCTACGAGTTCAACGACGATGAGATACTCAACGTAATGGATAAGCTTCTCGAGAAAGAGCATGAGTACAAAATGAAGGTTTCGAAATATATAGAGGAAAATGAAGAAAAGCTTAGTGAGTTCTCAAACGAGGACATAATACACGCCGTCGAGTGGCTCGCAATGGCCGAGATTGGCCGCGATGAAGAATATATAGAACTCTTGAGGCAGCTCGGAAAAATCCTGAAGAAGGGATAAGAGATGGCAAGGGGAATAAGGCTCCTCGTGCTCGACGTCCTGAAGCCCCACCAGCCCATGGTCACGGAATTGGCCTTGGGCCTCAGCGAGCTTGAAGGAGTCGAAGGTGTCAACATAACCCTCGTTGAAATAGATAAGGAAACTGAAAACGTCAAGATAACAATCGTGGGCGACAACCTTGACTATGAGGAGATCGTCAGGACAATTGAGGAGTTCGGAGGCGTAGTGCACAGTATAGACATGGTAGCGGCCGGAAAGAGAATAGTAGAGGAGGGAGAGACACCACAAGACAAGTTAGAGGAGTTCTGAAATGAGGGACGTTTTAATTATAACCGATGTCGAGCGAGCCAAGATTATCATCGAACCCACCAGGCTAAAGATACTGGAGATGCTCCGAAATCACCCAATGACGATATCAGAGCTGAGTAAGGCCCTTGGGAAGGACAAATCCACCATATACAGGCACATCAAGGTCCTCGAGAGGGCAGATCTAGTTGAGGAAATAGACAGGATCGGAAACGAGAGCGTGTACGCTAGGACGGCCAGGGTTTTTCTTATCAAGGTCGAATCTTCCGGAGATATCGAGGAGTTCAGAAGAAGCTACCTAAGAATGGAGGCCTCTAGAATAGCGGAAATACTTGAAGCCTCAGGCCTGAAAATCACGGATAAGAAAAGGTTTGTAGAGGTCCTTGAGAATGTCTTTGATGCAATAGAAGTGGAATCCCTGCCTATAATAGAGAAGATCTCCAAAAATAATGTCAAAATAGATGAGATAGAGCTCTTTCACCTTCTGAATTTTCTGACGCTACTCGCATCCCCAAGACACGTGAAAGAGGCCGAAGAGCTGCGCCGTCTCATTAGGGAGGAGTAAATGGACATATTGTCCAATTGAGAAAATTTTATAAATTTAAAAAGCTCGCCTACAAAGGTGATAGAAATGACGGGCAATCTAAACTTCCTCTTTTATCCTAAGAGCGTTGCCGTGATAGGAGCATCACACGTCCAAGGAAAGATCGGAAACGCCATAATGCGCTCTATAACGAGGAGCTTCAACGGGAAGGTCTACGCCGTGAACGTCAAGGGTGGAGAGATAGAGGTCAACGGGAAGAAATTCCCCGTCTATAAAAGCATCAAGGATATTCCTGATGACGTTGACGTGGCAGTCATAGCAGTCCCCGCCCGCTTCGTTCCCGACGTTATCGACGAGTGTGGTGAGAAAGGCGTCAAAGGGGCAGTCATTATCTCCGCGGGCTTTAAGGAGGCCGGGAGGGCTGACCTCGAGGAAGAACTCGTCAAGAGGGCCCGGAAGTGGGGCATAAGGATCGTGGGGCCCAACTGCCTCGGCGTCACGAACCTTGAGAACGGCTTTGACTGTACTTTCAACCCACCCGAGAGGCAGGCAAGGCCCCCGTTCGGCCCGATAGCCTTCATGAGCCAGAGTGGTGCCTTCGGTGCCGCAATCCTTGACTGGGCCGCGAGACACGAGGTTGGAATGAGCAAGTTCATAAGCCTAGGCAACATGGCCGACCTCGACGAGAGCGACTTCATGCTCTACCTTAAAGACGACCCCAAGACAAAGGTCATAACCGCCTATCTGGAGGGCGTTAAAGACGGGAGGAAGTTTTTCAACGCCGCCAAGGAGACTACCAAGGTCAAGCCCGTCATAATCCTGAAGAGCGGTCGCACCGAAGCAGGAGCTAAGGCTGCTGCATCTCACACGGGTTCCCTCGCCGGCTCATACGCCATCTACAAGGCCGCCTTCGAGCAGGCGGGCGTCCTTGAGGCCAGAAGCATGAGGCAACTCTTCAATTACGCCAAGGCCCTTGCTATGCAGAAGCCCGCGGAAGGTGACCAGATAGCTATCGTTACAAACGGTGGTGGAGCGGGCGTCATGATGAGCGACGGCCTTCTGGAAAGGGGTATGAGGCTTGCAGAGCTCAGTGAAGCTACGAATGAGAAGTTCAAGAAGGCGATAGAGGAGGGCAAGCTCCCGGAGCACATGAGCTATAGGAACCCGATAGATATCATCGGCGATGCTCCATCGAGCCGCTACGAGATTGCTATGAGGTTCGCCCTTGAGGATCCAAACGTTGACCTGCTCGTCGTGATAGCCCTCTTCCAGAGTCCAGCCCTCGACGAGGGCATCGTGGACGTCATGGAGAGGATGCAGGAGTACGGAAAGCCCATAATCTTTGTGGCTCCCGGAGGCAGATATCCAGAGGAGATGGCTAGGAGAATCGAGAAGAAAGGAGTCCCAGTATTCGAGACCGTCGAGGACGGCGTTGACGCCGCATTCGCCCTTGTAAAATATGGAAAGTACCTGAAAGAGCTCAAGGAAGGGGTCTGAACTCCCTTTCTAGTATCTTCATTTGCCTATCTTCAAGGGCCTTCGGGTTCACCACGAGTACCATTGTGCCTCCGTTGCTCAGGGCAATGTCTCTAACGTTAAGCAGGAACTTCATGGCCGGCTCAAAGCCGTTTTCTAGTATCAAGTATTCAAGAGAATCGAGATAAATGGCATTGTAGCCTATTCTGAAGGCCTTAGCTATGAGATCAGTGAGCACATCTATTTTCGTGGGGGATATAGTGTAAGTTGATTCGCCAACTTGACCGTCTCTAACCTTAGTCAGCCAGTAGATAAGGGAAGAGTTGGTAACTTTAGGGGGGCTTCTCGTTATAATGATGGGTGTGAAGTTACTTATGAAGGAAAGGGCGGCTTTTCTGTTCTCAGTATAGTAAGCTCCTGGCTCCACTTTGCCCGTCTTCACAACCCTTGGCCTCGTGATAGAGTAATAAGCGAAACCCAGTGCTCCTACAGCGGCAATCGTCCTAAAGATGAAAGCCGCAAAGAATGCATACGTAGCCCAAGGCATGGGCCTTGTGATTGGGTATGTGAGGTTTATCGCGCCGAGAAGGAAAAGACCAAGGGGGAATAGGGCATCGAGAAAGCGCTCGCTACCCACGACGTATCGCTTAAGGACGTAGGCAATGTATATCATCGATAGTCCGTAGAAAAGGGAGGGGAGCGAATACTTAATGGCAAAGCTCTCTATCTCGCCAGTTCCAAGGAGGAAGAGCCAAAGATACGCGGTAATGAGGAGCCCGGCCATTAGCAAGACGTGTCTAAATTCAGTTTTTCCGTACCTGAGATGAAAGCCAGCCCAGCAAATCATCCACGCCACGAGGAAATTTGGAATCGCACTGAGCACATCGTATCCATATACTACCCTCAGGCCAAGGGGTTCAAGAATGTATCTCTCGACGGCAAGAGCGTCTATTAAGAAGGCCGTCGCCAAGAGAGCCCATCCCTTCTCCCTAGTTCTATAGGCCTTATAAGCGGCCACAGAGAAGAGTATCCACCTAGAAAGGAAATTTAGACAGGCAATCAGAGTCATCTCTTCATCACCACCTTCTCTTGCTTAACGACAACTAGGGTGTTAGGTGGGACGTTCTTATCAACTATCACGCCAGGCCCAACGAAGGAGTTGCTCCCTATCTTCCTTCCCGGATATATGGAGACGTTTATGCCAACCTTGACATTGTGCCCAATTATCGCGCCCAGTTTCCTCCTTCCGCTGTCCTCAAGCTCCCCCTTAACCTCAACCTTGACTGTGGCGTTGTCGTGTCTAAGATTTGCGGTTATCGTTCCGGCACCAAGGTTCGTGTTCTCACCTATTATCGAATCCCCAACGTAGTTAAGGTGCGGCGCGTTGCTGTTATCCATTATGATGGAGTTCTTGACCTCCACGGCGTTTCCTATATGGCAGTTATCTCCTATGCTCGTACAGGGCCTTATTAGGCAGTTGGGTCCTATCAGGCAGTCCCTCCCTATTTTCACGGGTCCTATTATGTAGGCCCCGCTCTTTACCACGGTGCCTTCCCCTATTTCAACGGGGGGAACTATCACGGCCCCCTCTTCAACTTTCCCACGGATGTCGTGCCTGAGCCTGTTCTTGAGCAGGTACTCGTTGAGCTCCAACAGATTCCAGGGCCTGCCGATGTCGTTCCAATAACCGTCATAAGCGTAGCAAACCACTTTCTTTCCATCACCTATAATCAGGTTGATGGTATCGGTTATCTCATACTCGCCCCTATCGCTGGCCTCTGTTACTTCAATGTATTCGAAGATGTCAGGCCTGAAGATGTACAAGCCGAGGTTAGCAAACCCCCTGACAGGACCAGGCTTTTCCTTTATAGCCCTAACGACCACCCCATTTGCCTCCACGAGCCCAAAATGGCTGAGATCCTCAAACTCCTTCACGACGAGAGCAGCATCAGCTCTCTCCTTCCTGAAGACGTGGAGGAGCCCCTTCACGGCCTCAGGCTCGAAGTATATGTCCCCGTTCACAGCGAAGAACTCCTCTCCTTCCACGTAATCCTTTGCGGAGTATATTGCCTTTGCGGTCCCCTCCCCCTCAACCTGCTCGACGTAGGTTATCGGCTTGCCCCTGAACTCGTCACCGAGGAGCTCGATGACCTTTTCCTTCATGTATTTGACAATGATTATAAACTCGTCAACGAATGGTTCGAGGTTCTCAAGGATGTACTCTATTATTGGTCTGTTGGCGACCTTGAGAATTACCTTCGGCCTGTCGTCGGTGAGGGGCCTCAATCTTTCACCCTTTCCAGCCGCGAGTATCACAGCCTTCATATCACCACCCCCAGGAGCCAACCAATAACTGCTATCATACCAAACACCAGTCTAAAGCCGGGGGAACCTGTCTTATCTGCGAGTAGAAAGAGCAAATGTATTGTCATGACACCAGCGAGGAAGGAGGCCACCATCGAGAGCAGGGCAGATGGTAAGGGAGGCTCGCACGTTCCAGCCAGCATACTGCCCATAATGTAGGGGATGGACACTAGAAGGGACAGTCTAAGGGCTTTCTTAGCCTCAATCCCCCTAAGCAGGAGCATCCCGAGAACGAGGGCCATCCTCGAGGCTCCAGGAAGCACGGCCATCCCCTGGGCAACACCAACGATGAAGGCCTCCATGAATCCCAGCTCCCCATCAGTGGTCCTCCTCCATGTCAGCAGAATTGCGACTCCAATGAGGAAGTTCAGGATCGCCAAGTTTGGAAACTCGGTGAGCTTCAGAAGCGGAAGACCTATGAGGGCCGTGAAGAGGGTTGCATAGACAAAGAACTTCTCCTCCTCCCCGAACCGTCCCCTAATGATGTTGAGGAGCAGGAACCCAAAGTCATAGCGGAGGTAATAGAGAACCGCGAATAGTGCCCCAAACTGGAGGACAAGGGAATGATTCTCCGGCGCCTCCACCGGAAGCCACGTAAGGACCCCTTGAAGGATTGTGTTTCCAATGGCCATGTTACCACACTACAGTAATTACCCGAAAGGTTGAAAATAAATGTTTCGTCAGAGGGAAAGTATGTCGGGAACAAGGCTTATCTTCGAGACGGGTGTTGGAATAGAGTTCGTAACTGCGAGCTCGTCAACGGCTTTACTCACCCTCTCTATCGCCCCCTCCGCAAAAACACCGTGCGTCGCCGCTACGAATATTCTTCTGGCACCCATCTCCCTGAGCAGGTTCGCGGCCTTAATCATGGTACCTCCCGTGCTTATGATGTCGTCCACTATGAGCACGTTCCTACCGGCCACGTCAACGTCGACTGGCCTCATCTGGATCTCCGTGGGGGATATACGCCTCTTCTCAAAGTGGCTGTATTCAAGGCCGAGCCTTTCGGCGACGGCCTTAGCTCTCTCCAGGGCACCCCTATCCGGTGCCAAGACCACTCCGTCACCGAGCTTCTCCCCGAAGTACTCCGCGATTGCCCTGGCCGGCGAGAGGTTCAGGGCCTTTCCAGGGAAGAACCTCAGAGTCTCAGGATTGTGCAGGTCAAAGACGTAGAGCTCGTCGTAGTAGAGACCCAGAGCCCTCATAACGGCCCTGATGCTTATTGGCTCTCCATCCTTCGTAACCCTGTCCTGCCTGCTGTAGGCGAGGTAAGGCACGACGAGGCGGAGCTTCTTAAAGCCCTTCTCTCTGAGAGCGTCTCCAAGAATCAGGGCCTCAACGATACGCTCGTCCTGGGGCGCGAAGGTGGACTGGACGACGAGGGCCTCCTTCCCCTCACCGAGGACGCGCACGTACTTCTCCCCGTCCGGAAACTTCCTTATTTCGACGTCGAGGACTCTACCACCGAGCCTCCTTATCTCCTCCTCAAGGTGCTTGGCACCGCTCCCTATCACAATCATGCTCCCACCCCCTACACCAGCAACACGGCGACTATGCCCGCGAGGAAGACACCGTCAAAGGTTCCGGCACCTCCTATGCTGACCATGGGAGCACCGAGCTCTTTAAATTTGTTCCAGTTCATCAGGTCCGCCCCTATAAGCGTTCCAAGGGTTCCGCTGATGTAAGCCACGGCGGGCCGGTTCACGTCAAAGAGCATAGCCAAGCTCACGGCCGTCAGGGGAGGAATAAAGAAGGGGACTGCGATACCCATTCCCCTCACAGGCCTCGAAAAGGAGTGAACTATCAGGGAGGCAACGACAACGGATAGGGCAAGCCTGAGGAGAAGGGCAACGTTGTATTCAGCCGCAGCCCTACCTATTATGTACAGGGACACACTCAGCGGTATAAGGGCCCCTCCAAGGTTCACGGCCACGACAGTCCTACCCTCACCCACGTCAACGTAAGGAATTGGATACGTTATCCCGAATACTGTGACCTCCCTTATCCGGAGAACCGGAACCAGTGACCTTATCTCACCGACCGGAATGTTAATGAAGCTGCCAAGAAGGGAAGCAAAGAAGAGTGTGTAGGCAACGGTGGATGGTATGCCTAGCTTTGAGAAGGCCCCCGCGATCGTTCCCGCGAAGAGGATGAGGAGGATAGGAAGGAGAATCAGGAAGAGGATGAACAGCGGCAGGGTAAGGGGGGAGAAGAGGAGCCTCCTCAATACTGGAACCCCCTGAGGTTAACCCACACCTGGGCTCCCGGGGGAACTGCCACATCCCGCGGGTGCTCGAATTTTTCGGGGTTGGCAAGCACCCAAGCGTATAGCTTCTTGCCGTTTGAGTACCTCTTGAGGAATTCGTAGCTGGCTAGATGTTTGTCCTCATGCTCTACGAGCTCCTCGGGAGTAAAGGGCCCCAGGACGTCCACAAGCTCCACGGTTCCAAGTGCCTTTCTTCCGGAGATTATCACAATCCGCCCTCTAATCCTCGTAGAGTTCTTTCTAATCTCCCAGACCTTCCTCCCTTCCACTATCCAGCTCGCGTAGGGTTCCCTCACTATCAGCCCCTTCATGCCATCCCCGGGGAATATGGGAGTAGAGGTTTATAAATTCAACTTATGATGCCAAGCCAAGGGCTTTCGGAGGATAATATTGGACAGAAGCGAACGAAGAGATAAAAGGTTCACTTTATCTGCTCGAGGGCACCGAGAACCTCCCAGATTATCGTCCTGGTGTGGAGAGGCATGTTCGGATCCTCACTTATCTCCTCAAGTATCGCTATAGCGTCGGCCGCCCTGACGGCGGGCTCCTTACTCCTATCCATGAGGGCCTCTATCGCCTGCTCAGCGGCCCTCCTTATGTTCCTGGGAACGACGGTGTCCTGAACGACCTGGTCGCGGAGAACCTGAATTATCTGGTTAATCCTCTCTTCGACGTCGCTCATACCTATCACCCCCAATCATTTACCCATGGTAACTAAACCCCCATAGGGAATAAGGAAGAATATAGCTAAAAGCTTTTCGTTTAATCCCCGGGGGAAGTTCCCGCCTCCCCGCCCATCGGGACGAGGCCCAATTTATTGGCCAGATATATCACGAGTGGCAGGACTATGAAGGCCATGAGGTCTCCGGTGTCCCCGGCTACCCCAAGGACACTGACGAAGTCTCCGACACCTGAGAGATAAACGACCAGCGGCGGAATGACTGTGAGGACCCACGCCAGCTTCCTGTTAACTCTCAGGTACTCCTCGACATTGCTGAGCTGGGCCAGCCCAATCCCAATGTAGCTAGTCGTTATGGCGAAGAGGGGAATAAGGTTGCCCAAGATTAGGCCCGTCCTACCGTAAAGCTTCTCCAAGGCTTGAGTGGCAATCTGGGGCGTATCTTGGCCGAAGACGAGCAGGAAGGAAGCCATGAACAATGCGTAGATGACGGTCGGGATTATGAAGGCCCATGTAAGGA belongs to Pyrococcus yayanosii CH1 and includes:
- a CDS encoding ribose-phosphate diphosphokinase — translated: MIVIGSGAKHLEEEIRRLGGRVLDVEIRKFPDGEKYVRVLGEGKEALVVQSTFAPQDERIVEALILGDALREKGFKKLRLVVPYLAYSRQDRVTKDGEPISIRAVMRALGLYYDELYVFDLHNPETLRFFPGKALNLSPARAIAEYFGEKLGDGVVLAPDRGALERAKAVAERLGLEYSHFEKRRISPTEIQMRPVDVDVAGRNVLIVDDIISTGGTMIKAANLLREMGARRIFVAATHGVFAEGAIERVSKAVDELAVTNSIPTPVSKISLVPDILSL
- a CDS encoding DUF1614 domain-containing protein, producing the protein MRRLLFSPLTLPLFILFLILLPILLILFAGTIAGAFSKLGIPSTVAYTLFFASLLGSFINIPVGEIRSLVPVLRIREVTVFGITYPIPYVDVGEGRTVVAVNLGGALIPLSVSLYIIGRAAAEYNVALLLRLALSVVVASLIVHSFSRPVRGMGIAVPFFIPPLTAVSLAMLFDVNRPAVAYISGTLGTLIGADLMNWNKFKELGAPMVSIGGAGTFDGVFLAGIVAVLLV
- a CDS encoding ASCH domain-containing protein, with the translated sequence MKGLIVREPYASWIVEGRKVWEIRKNSTRIRGRIVIISGRKALGTVELVDVLGPFTPEELVEHEDKHLASYEFLKRYSNGKKLYAWVLANPEKFEHPRDVAVPPGAQVWVNLRGFQY
- a CDS encoding UPF0147 family protein, whose amino-acid sequence is MSDVEERINQIIQVLRDQVVQDTVVPRNIRRAAEQAIEALMDRSKEPAVRAADAIAILEEISEDPNMPLHTRTIIWEVLGALEQIK